Genomic window (Chitinophagaceae bacterium):
CTATAACTTACTAAAACAGCCCAAAAAAATAAGAAAATAAAAAGCCATTTCCACTCCCTTAAAAAAAAGAAACAAATACTAAAAAAAACAAATGTATTTGCCGCATGCGAAGATGCAAAACCAAATCTTCCACCACAACCTCCTAACAAGTGTATACCCGAAAATCCCTCATAACAAGGACGTAACCTTTCAAAAAACGGCTTCATAAAAGTAGATGTCACCTGGTCTGCACATAAAACCCCTATCACCACTAATACCATTATTTTCCACATCCCTCCTCTTTTTTTTAAGAATATTATGAAAAATAAAACCAAATACATCGGAAGCCAAAACCATTTATGAGAAATCAAAACCATATAAGGGTCTAACCAATCCCAATGTAAACCATTTAAAAAAAGAAACAACCTTTCGTCTATTTTTTTTAGTATACCTAACATACATTATTCACATTTTTGAAAAAGCACAGAAGCATTTTGTGTAGTAATACGGGCTACTTCTTCAACCGATAGGTGTAATATTTCAGAGAGTTTTTGAGCAATGATGGGGATAAAAGATGGCTCATTTTTTTTGCCCCGATGAGGAACTGGGGCAAGATAAGGGGTATCTGTTTCTAATACTATATGCTCGGGAGAAATAAAAGGAAGTACGGATACGAGAGTACTGTTTTTAAAAGTGCAAAACCCTCCTATTCCCACAAAAAAACCCATATCTGTTATTCTTTTCGCCTGTTCTTTTGTGCCTGAAAAACAGTGAAACACTC
Coding sequences:
- a CDS encoding phosphatase PAP2 family protein; translated protein: MLGILKKIDERLFLFLNGLHWDWLDPYMVLISHKWFWLPMYLVLFFIIFLKKRGGMWKIMVLVVIGVLCADQVTSTFMKPFFERLRPCYEGFSGIHLLGGCGGRFGFASSHAANTFVFFSICFFFLREWKWLFIFLFFWAVLVSYSRIYIGVHYPLDVIVGGFIGFLIGYILWVIARIFSFHT